The genomic stretch GTACTGTATGAATAGCATGCTGTTGGGCAgattttctgtggttttgaatgGTGTACATGGAAAGACACAAAGGTGGGGGAACAAAGtttgacacagacagaaagaaagaaccACAATCTGTTTGCGATGTAATATTTCTGATAATAGGATGTTTTGGTTATCGAGTGTGATAATAGGTAATAAcctaatgacacacacaaacataaagagcaacataaaaataatgaggATATGAAATCATGTTGCTATTTTCAGCAGTCACTGGTGATTTGTCAATATTGCATGTGACATTCAGGCCAATTAAGAACGCTTAATTGAGAATTGAAGGGAGTGCAGATGGATAAAGAGATACAAAGAGTCGGAGAGAAAGACAAggcgagagagcgagagagagataaagtcatacacacgcacagagagagagggagggagggcgggAGGGAGGCGAGGAAGTACTTAGAGAGGAGACGCATCATCTGTGCAGTGGTGGAAGCAACATCCCCCGGTTGCAGTCCGACAGCGCAGCAAACAGCATTTTCACAAATTGTTTCAGGAACTGTTGCTTCGTGACGCGGCGATGTGGATTTACAAGCTTATTTTCGgactcttcatcatcatttcttcttctggtaAGTTTGGCGAAAACCATCCAGAGCTGCTCGGGTCGCTCCCTGATGTCTGCCACTGGGCAGGAGCTGGTGCTGAACGCATTTGTTTGCGCTCCGTGTAAAACAGAGTGCCAAACATTAGTTAACAGCGGCTTTATTAATTCAGGCTAACTTTATTATCTTGTGTTGTATGTAATATGCCGACTATCCATCTACAGTGTTGGTATTTACAATGCATATGAGTATTGCCGGTGCTTAAAAAAACGCTCATTTTTCCCATCTAATTCTAAGAAGACAGTTAAGTTAAGTGATTCTTTGTGTCTGAGCTCAGTCATGAGAACATTTCTTAAGTTGGCCATTCCTGGAAGAAACAATCATCTtatggacagagaggaaaacgaTGCTTTTGCCATTACTGATGATCCAGCAGATGCGTTTAATCCCTGTAGTGCGCATAACACCGCAGAGGGACGCATTAAGACATACATTATCTGACTGGATCACGAGATAAATACACTCTGTGATGAACTGAATAGATACAACCCACTGTCCCGCAACCTGACCTATATTAAAATCAAATTAGTGGTTCAGTCATCCTGTAGTCCTAACAGAGTGCGATTTTGCGGCTCATTGCGCGTAGGCACTCAGGCAGAGAAACTGCCGAGCCGGTGAACTCAAGTTGAGGATCGGACAAACATGATGCCTCCGGTCCTCTGCCATCATCAGATTGCTCACCACATACCCAAACACCCAAATACTGGATTTGATCCCCCCCCCGTGTTGTTAAAAGCTCTTGAATGGACTGAAGTGGATATAGGCAGAGAGTTGAAACAGGTGGGAGtaggagaaaggaggaggtggcATGAGTTTTCtgtctaaaatgtaaatgtctaACTGGCTCTTTGATTTTGCAGAGAACCTGCCATGAACTGAGGCCCCATGCAGACACAGCACAGAGTCCCCtcacagtgtgtgactgtgtgtgtcagcctcgGTTTCACTGGGGCCAGTGATAAATGACTGTGCATCCTATTAGGTCCTGTAGATTAATAACAGTTAAAGTAGACTAATTCTCACATTGTAATGCTGTTGCCCAGTGTTCTCAGTCTAGCTGGGCTCATTAACAGATTATCCACACTGTGTCCCAGACCACAGAGAAGGCTTTGctaatttgtttgtgtgcatgtttaatgATAATTAACCCTGTATATCAACttagaaataaaatgcaatttaatttTCCTAATATAAACGGAACATGGTACAGacaaaaggtaaaataaaataaaacaaaccttGAAGTGGACAGACTGGTGGAAAAGCTGGCAAGTTGTTAGactaacaaaacagaaaaccagAATGTGTCTGGTTTGACCACAGCTTGTCCACTGCCTGGTGTGGCTTTGAGCAAAGCGCAGCTCTAATTTACAGTAAGTGGCTGCTAAACTTGTAACTGTAAATACTGCTGAGTGGTCATGAACATGTTATGCTATTGTGTatcagagagcagaagaaatgCGCTCCAGGACTACCAGAGGACTGATGGCATACGACTGGTTGTCGTGTCTCCTGATTCCTCCCACCTGACCAAAAGCAGGAAGCTGAGCATGGCCAAGTGTGCCAAAGCCTGCAGCCGCAATAGAAGACTCCCCTTCACCTGCAGGTATGTCTGCTcttagtttagtttatttataGTGAAAATACTACTACATTCCATAGAAAATAAGAATTACAGtgcaggggaggaaggaggcCTAAAAGACTTCTGCAGCGTCTCCCCCTTacttaaacaaataaaaaatgattcatcaaaagaataaagacaaacaaacaaaatacacaaagcacaaacaatatctataaacacaaaacactgaaggaagcagaaacagtagtaaaagaaaagaaagtaacAGAGAGCAAAGCTAGAATAAGCAGATATGTACAGAATTATATCACCAAGACGAAATAAGAAATGTTCTTATGTCATTACGCCTTCAGCTGCAGATAAGGTAATGAGAACAGCTATCAAAACACAAAGAGTGAAGTGGTGGTTCCTCAAGTTTCTTAGTTATGCTTTTCACAGATATAATGCATTGTTATCCCCCTGTTGTTACCCCCCGGTTTCACAGGCCTCCAAACCACTTTGCATACTCATTTAACAGTGGTGTTAATTGCCCTCAGTGGCCTTTTGCTTCAAGAAGCTACAGAAAGCTGACCATTATGTATTTCACTCTTCCCGTATTCTGTCttgctcctttcctttcctctttatTCTCCAGAGCGTTCCTCTATGatcataaaaacaggaaatgccaGTGGCTGTCGTTCGACAGGAACTCACCAGGAACTCAGAGCCAACAGGACTTCAACTACCAACTCTATCAAAAGAAAggtgccctctgctgttccAGCTTTTCTCTCTACCAGCTGATACTAAAGTGGTGTCTCCCCGTGTCACCACACCTTTCCGTCTGCATAGGCTCACTTCAAGTCAGCAACACCACTTGGTTGTTTCAAAATATGCATGAGAACTTTATAACTCAGAGTGATGTTAGCTTTGTGATCCCTCAAGAGAAAGACAAGGAAGGGCAAGGACCATTGTCATGTTTATTGTGTCGCAGCACATTATggctcattttctgtcattaagcagtgtttgtgtaaacaATGGAAACCCCCCACCCCACTTGACTATGACTGACCACAACAGTGAACGCGCAAGCTGTGTAGCCTATTTTACTGGATCCAAATGTTTTGCACAAGATTAGGAAAACAGATTTGGCTTTTGGCATTGCTGTGGCCTTGTTAAGCTCAGCATTATAGTTGAACatgtccttctgtctgttttcttcatCATGTGCACTGGCTCTGTGTACACAACACTGCGATCAGGTCGTTGGCTCATCTTACTTACTCGCTCTGTTTtactgttctctctctttcgctccTCATCCTCGTCTGTCTTTCAGACTATGTTAGGGAGTGCATTGTGGGCACAGGTCAGAGCTACAGGGGGCGAAGGTCGGTGACAGTGAGTGGGATCCTGTGCCAGGCCTGGGCCTCTCCCATCCCTCATGAGCACAAGTAAGAACCTAATGCTCTTTTCACCACAATGTCAAACTAAATAGTGTTAAAGCTGCTTCTTACTATTAGTGCTGGCCTGTTTGTGATGCAATTAGCTAGTAGCCAGGGGCTAGTctgtatgcgtgtgtatgtgtatatgagTATGATATATTAGGGGTTGATTAGGCTCCTGGGAGAAGCCATTTATCAGAACTGACCTCATTGTAACGCTTTACAGAGTCACAGatcatttcctgctgtggcCCTACTGTTTatctaggtgtgtgtgtgtgtgtgtgtgtgtgtgtgtgtgtgtgtgtgtgtatgtgcaaatatgtgtgtgttttactgggATTAGGATCATTTCTAATATGAAGTCTATGGTTAAGCTCTACGTACATCCACGTAAAGtacatttttcaacatgtaGGCTTACTTTCTGACAAAGTATAGCTCCCAATTGAAAGCAAGCCAATTAAGTGGAGTTTAAAAAGAAACGATGCAAGTGAAGCAATGCCTTTTGTAGGATTACGAAAGTCAAATTAGCGCTGATCTTCAGTAATTGCCCGGTAAGCAATGAGATAACAGCACTTATCCTTTACAAAATTGTCTAACAGGGTATTAAGTCTCATATTCAGTCTATTGTAGATACGGTTTATCTTAAGTCAAATAAATTGCAATCATTAATtctgaaatgtgacaatatGTAGCTCCACTGTtaacaagaaaacacatgaCATCCAATTGAAGGTGAAGGTCTATGGTGTCTCTGCAGTGTAATATTTTGTGTCAATGGAGGACAatgttggaaaaacacaaagaactgaGAAGAAAATACCAGTAAAATAATGACAAAGTTTATCATGTGCCAGGTATTAATAACCATCAGAGAACCTTACACACGACACCTCATCTTCGACCTTTGCTATGCCTGAATATCATGCTAgctccttttctctccactcCCCTCTACTCAGAGGTATTAAATGCCTTTGAAAAGCTTTGTAGTGAGttgtcactgcagcagatggaTCAAAGAGGCCACTGCACGTTCGTACCTTCTGTGAACCTGCTTTATCAGACTGCCATTAGTGTCTCTGTAGATCAGGCAATTAAACCCAGGCGCTTTGTATGTTTTATCAGTCAGCTTACAGGCATGGGAGACTctggcgcgcacacacacacacacacacacacacacacacacacacacacacacacgcagagaactgaagaaattgcatttttatCAGTAAAaggtttctcctcttttttgaTTGCCCGGTAAAGGCCTTCTCATCTGTCCCTGTCATTACCCACTACACTGACAGACTACTTCAGAACTTTATCTTTTCATCATTatgtggaaaaacacagctTGACTCAAAGACCGCGCGAAGGTCCATCATCGCAACTTGTGACCACAGCATGTGCTTGCCTGATGTAGAAGAAATGAGtcatttgtcagtgtgtttacactACATTCAGAACCAGCCTCATGGAAAACTAACATTGCTTCAACATAtttaagtgttttctgtcattaataACATCATGTCATGGACGGTTCAATCCTTTAGCATTGCTGTCAGTTACTTTTACACTTTTACACTTTCGCTGGTCATGTTGAGGGGCAGCTTTCAGCCATCAAAGTTAAGCAGCCTGAGTAGAGAATTCGTCATCCTGCTGGAGTTATAAAGAAGACAACAGAAACTGTGGCCTTGGATTTTCAAAAACAGGTTGCTCTGCATGCTAGCTGAAACATTTGGCAACCGGTCTTGGtacatgtgtctgtttgtgtaacTGCGGCTCTGCTCCTGACAGATTCATGTCTAAGAGGTTCAGGAAGAAGGACCTCAGAGAAAACTACTGTCGCAACCCAGACAACTCCACCGTTGGGCCGTGGTGCTTTACCACTGACCCCCGTCCACACCTCAGACACCAGGAGTGCGGCATACCACAGTGTTCACAGGgtaggctacacacacagacacacacaaaatatgttCTGCATCCATCTAAGTGGACATTGATCTTAAAATAATGCCCATTTCATTGTTGCAAATTGCCGACTGATGCTTGATCATCTGAAATGAGCCGCAGCAAATTAGGCAATCACATAGTGCCATGGACTGAGCAATGCTGGCTCTAACTCTGCTCTACatctgtgtgcatatatgtgtgtgtggggcacaggttttctttatttgcagaggccagctgcagctgtttccaggtGTGTGGTTCAGTTTATGCTGTCCCCTCTCATTCCATCAGGTTCAGGTTTTGTAAATGGTTTGAACCTAAAGAGGCTGGCGTTGGAATGTTAGAGGATATTAATCCCTTGTCGTCTCCTATAGATAAATTGTTAGCTATTTTATCCAACCCTGTGGCACACACGGGAGGAAACCGTTGAGTTTGAGTTATGGGTTTGTACAAGTAAAACTTTGATATTTTTCTGGttgtgatgaaagaaaaacactttcccACCAGTGTTTCAGCCTCTATGTTCTATCACACAATATTACTGTCAGGCACTGATGTCTTCCTGAAGACAGGGATGATAATGACCTCTGTTATCTAATCTCGGGGGATTCATGCTGTCAGAGGGGTTGTTTCCTCTGCATGTATGACACTGGATCACGTTAATGAGGAACCAGGCTGTGGGTCGATATAACTGGATGGGAATCTTTCTTGCTGTCCAGCGCGCATATGGTGTCCCACTGGGTTATCACAAGTTGTACAACAGAGATaatgactttttattttgatagaAAGCCTGCGTTCATTCAGAAGAAAATGACTGGAAGGGTTTCTCCAGAAATTAGCTGGTCCTAATgggaaacatacacacagacacacaagcatgcCGTGTgcaagcactcacacacacatgcagccagtGGTATTAAATGTGCTCTGTCATGACAGCAGTGGACTTATGAACATCTGTTTCTAATATGCGTGTTCTCTGTTGTTTACACTAGACAGTGTGTACTACTCACCATGCAACAAATGGTACCTTTCCTGCTTCAAAGAGATCCTTGCCTTCGTTAGTGTGACACATAATATGTGCTTTCATACATTAagtgtatttatatgtatataatgTCTGAAGTTAAGGGAGATCTAAGAAGTATTTCTAAAGGGTTTTGCTGCAAAATGTTACATAACCACGCTGGGGCACAAAATCATGACCTAAAACGCATTAAAGTGGATGAATCACTATGTCTTAAGTTTATTGCTTTTGTCAACCCATTACTACACTACTAAAAGTACCATGAGTTATTGTCATTCTCTGCTCttaatcatttgtcattttgatggtGTGATTCTGTTTCACCAAGCtgttgcttgtgtgtttgtggatttgtgtgctgtgcgtgcgcatgtgtgtgtgtgtgtgtgtgtgtgtgtgtgtcattgctgCATAGTTGAGTGTATGAACTGTAATGGGGAAGATTACAGAGGACCCATGGACCACACAGAAAGTGGAAAGGAATGCCAGCGCTGGGACCTGGATGgaccacacaaacacctgtACCACCCTGAGAGGTAACACAAAgtcacactcatgcatgcatcTACATCACTCTAAATTGTGCATGCTCAATCACACTTAAGCGCACACACATGGATACATGTAATTTAATAGCAAAAAGCATGAGAATACTTTATGTAATAATAAGTTCATATAGTAATTTCTTGTGAGTAACTCTGGAGATGAAGTGGTTTGGAGCCTTTCCCTGAAGGAATGCTATGAGAATCcagtgtgtaattgtgtgtttttaggagCACTATGCTGGGAAAACTCTTCATTCTGACTTAATTGGCCCAAATTCCTTTAAGCTCTCAGCAAATTATAAAGCAGACTCGTATCCAGCCATGAGATAAGCTTATACCTATGTTAGGGAGGCTATATATTTAAGTCTGTATAAGTATTCCTCACAagatctttgtttgtgtgtgcctgtgcgtcTGTGTCAGAAGAGAGTTCCAGCTAGTGAGATGGCAGGTGGTCTGGATTAGTTGGGACTCGTTAACACATCCTTAATCATCCCAGTGTTTGTGTAAACGAGGTCCCAGACTGCTCATAGCACTAATGTAATGAGAGGGTCCCACAGCCTGATACTGCACGCCTTGAAGCTGGAGGCCTGGAGGGATGTGGGACTCTGGGATGACTTACTGTCGAACACCTGTAGTGGTGCAGCCTATTATCTTCCTCACTCCCCTGAGCTCTGAACAGATTCACAGATGGAGTCCTTGCACCATTCCAGTTATTAATGCTTCTGTTGCGTGCGGTGGTGAATTGTCTCTCTActtctgctctgtcctcctAAGGATTCTGAAGTAGAATGGAAACATGATTCTCTTTTCTGGTACCTCTGGGCTTTAAGAGTGATGTGACAATTAGGGTCTTGTGCCACTGTTACTTGGCTTCACGTTAGAGAGTGCTATGGGTTGTGCAAGAGTGTGATAGCTGTTTTGGGCTCTGCTTTTCGATCTCATGTAGTTTTTGTCCAAGCGCTGAGGTTGTCATATTGCATTTTTTGTATTAGGTACCCTGACAAGGGCCTGGATGATAACTATTGTAGGAACCCAGACGGACGCCACAGACCCTGGTGCTTTACTACTGACCCAAACACGCCCTGGGAGTACTGCAACATCAAAGTTTGTGGTAAGCATtagtgcatgtttgtgtgtggttgaaTGCATTAGAATTTGTTGTACATGTtcagtgggtgtgtttgtgttccttACAGGCCCATGAAGTGTGACTGACTGAGACAGAATTTACAGCTTCCTGTACATTTAATTTTACCACTCCTCTCATTGGCTTATATTATGGactacacacataaacacatgcacacacacacacacacacacacacacacacacacgcacagagttCCCCTCTTAGCTTTGGCTCTCTGTTATGTCTTCTCTAATAGCCAGaatgtttatttttcccttGCGCCACTGGCCTGCTGTTTATTGTTCTATGCCAGCTCTTATGTGTGGTGGTCAAACTGCACAGGGCTCAGTTACTGTTCCACATTAACCTCCTgttacacatgcagacacaacaccagggtcacacacacactacaagcagatcactttcatttcacctcATACACTTAGTGTAAGCAGTGTGATTGATGTGTTAGAGCGAGGTGCATGTGTCATGTCTGGCTTCGTGTTTCCTGTGCCTTTACACTTAAAGCAGCAGATACTGTACACTTTAAGCTGACCTATAATCAGTGACGAGGCTGCCACTGTGGTCCTCAAGAACATAAAACAGGGAGATCATGGGTGTTTTTGTTGGGTTCAGCTTCTCTCTCCTGAGTCTGTGACTGGCCTGTTTGCCTGTTAGAATCATCAGCGGTCCTGGCACCGTGTTTACTAGCTGGCACTCCTCCATGTGGACCCAGTGATTCACTGTTCCCCCCTGCTCTTTCTTCTCTAAaagttgctctctctctctctctctctctctctctctctctctctctctgtttcactctctgtgtctctcactctctgataTGGAAGTTTGTTGGGAACAGATCAAGTTTACGACCCAGTTAGTCTTAATCAAAacaaggcagagaggagagagcaggagacagagagacaaactgtTCTTTTGTCTAGGCCTGCTCGTTTGTTTACTGTAACAACTAGTGCATATCTATTTTTAGACATATTATatggacagaaaatgtctgttttagaGTCTTGAAGATCTGCAGCTTTACACATTGTGGGATACAATCATGCACAATGTTCAGGCTAATGAACTTGCGTTACTTGTACATAATGAGCAGGCCTTCTACAAAGGAAAATAGAGCAGATAAGATTTCCTGCCTTGTTTTTCTAATTTTGACCATATCAGCCTCATTATGCTGTAGGTTTTCAAAAGCCGTCGTGTGAGCTATTCTTTGGAGAGCAGGTGGCCAAAACACTGAGGTTGTTAAGCTATTAATCATGTCAAAGACAATGTCACTTTGAATATTTCCTCAATgctaaatcatttattttttttttatcaatgtTTAGAATTATTTGTACATGTAAAACAACAGCCTGATTATaacaaaataaaggaaagtATTTGCAACTCTCATGTAAACAATTCAAAACCTGAGGGTGTGGGCGCGATGGAATTTTTGGACCAATGGATTTGAGCAGGTCTCGGTCTGTTACAGTCTGGACCAGTTGGTGCTGACAGTTGGCCGATAAAATCCTGCATTCTATGATTTTTACAACTGGAGTCGGGACCTCTGCATCACGTGTGTGAGTGGGAGATAATAATAGAAGGGCAAGCAAATGGAAAAACGTGTGCTGTGCCATGCGTGTCAGAGTATTATTATATAATCTATAGTCCGGTTCATCGAGGTTTTAGTGCAGTGCCACGGTTCATCTGAAGTTCACCTCCCTCTTTGAAAGTCCACTAACCTCCAACTCTCTCTGCAGTTCACAGTCCTTGTTTCCCAAATCTCTTCATCCACCATTTCAACCTAATTTAGCTTTTATCAGTGTCTTTGCCTTTCCCGTGCAAATCGCAGCTGAAATAatttttgttaaatgttgttttctaaTTTGGTACAATCACATGAAAATTCGTGCTGATGTGGACTTTGGGGTCTGCCTATCGTGACACGACTGTAATTATAGGCTACCTGTAAAGAAATAAGTCGTTAAATGTGGGGAGTTTAATCTTTGTAGGTTTCAATAATCTTAAAGGGCTGTTCCCAGTTTAAggttttctcattttctgtaaGCATAAATTGTCTTcctgaatgtttgttttcatttacgGCATATGCTTTAGTCTgatttctttcagtgttttaaccCTGTACATCTGCTTCAAAGGCCATTGAGTCGATGCCTTTGAGAAAAGAGCAGCAGGGTTAGCCAATGTGGAAATATAAAGCTTGTTGTTTGGGGCGATGTTGAAACATCTTTCATGTTTTGACTATAAGACCACAAGATCTAGGGCCTTAACTACTTAACTGTTTTTTATTACCTTGTAAAACACATCTAAGCTTGGGATGGTGGAAAAGGCTGAAGAACTGTTAAGACCTTAATCAAACCATTTCCTTAATATGACACCTTTTCTGTACGCTACCTTGACCAACATCATCCAGACCTTGATATATATATGCTCTTTCATAGAAACACCTCCTAAAAGTAATGTGGTGGAAACAACCGAGTGTTACCAGGGCAGAGGAGAGGGTTACAGGGGGACAGTCGATGTGATGCCAACTGGACTCACCTGCCAACGCTGGGACTCTCAGTATCCCCACAACCACACATTTATACCTCAAGCCTACCCCTGCAAGTGAGTCAGACTCTCACATAAGACATGCATCCACTCACTCACCCACCTGCATGCACTTACAGCAGATTACTGGAtgactttctctgtgttttccagagACCTGAGAGAAAACTACTGTCGGAATCCAGATGGCCAAGAATTCCCCTGGTGCTTCACTACGGACCCAAGAGTCCGCACAATGTTTTGTACCAACATCCCTCAATGCGGCACCCCAAACAAGCCCAGTGGTGAGAGACTCAACAGCTTTGTTTGACACTCAAAAAAGGACTGgaaaaaatgaatttctgtACATCCGAAGCAGAGAAACGTTCTGCATCTTCATATTTTGTGAACCGTGGTGTTCACATGAGACCCTGTTACCGCACATATTTGCTCGAAACCATGTTGCCTTCATCCCTGTGGAGAACTGTAGCCCTATAGGGCTGTGGGAAGGACTGACCGCCACGCCTCACATAAACcaactctgacagcagctcaggaTCGTCAGGTCTCACTGGACATTGAAAGATGGAGTGGAAGGATTAGTGCTGGATGGGATTTTTTCTGGGGTAGCAAGAGATTTAGAAGCAAAAGATGTAGATCTATGGCTGAGTACACAAATGCAAATTTCCCTAGGGATTTTAGGGATACGTCTTTGAGGTTATCTGGCCTTGCATTGGGATTATAAACCCTCTCTGAGGTTGTGTTGTGGTCTACCCTCAAGGGTTGAAAATGTTCCCACACAGAAGTGACGTGAAGGGTGACAGGCAGCTTCAAAACCTTTGGCATCATTGTGGACGACTTCTTTGTGTTCCCAGCTCTACATATTCTAGATCCAGTGACAACCACGATAGCTCAGAAACTTAGAGCTCCTTTTATTCTTTTGTACATAATTGAgtagttcagtttttttcataGTCTGTAGTACAACAATACAGTATGTCAAATAATGCACAAAAACTATTGTTGTGGTGATGCAGGTTTATTGAGGCTTAGTAATGTTGAGCACTGTCACTGCCTattatgcatgttttttgttcaaaGCTGTTTGTTCATACAGACGTGAAGTATGTGTCCAGAATACCCGTCtcattttatttcttgtttttgtccaaaTACAGACTGCTATGAAGGTTTCGGAGAGAATTACCAAGGAGAGCTGTCAAGGACTAGATCAAACCTGCCCTGTGCTCCCTGGAGAGACCACAGCAACAGGTCGTCCCTCTGGATCCCTGCTACTTTCTAACCTAATAACTTTCCCAAACTCCACTGTGATGTATAAAACAGACCTGCACCATCAATAAACTGCAGACAAGTGCCTCGGCCTAAAATAGAGATCAAGATGTCACTCAGTTTGAGTATGCGTAACCCATCAGAGAATCAAACATAGTGTAGagggttttttaaaaaaaagctcaatGGGATCAAAGGAAACCAGTGATAATGAGCAGGAATATGCAAATTTCATGGATTTCAACAGATAAAAGAATGCTTAAGAAATTAACTCTTTGAGATACAAGTTTGCGCAGGACAGCCTGAGTGTTCAGCAGAATGTGTCTCCGTTTTCGAGAACCATGTGTGCGAACCTGAGACGTGGTGGTTAGTGCAGGGAGGCGCCCTATTATTGACCTCTTGTTAAGTCGTATTGTTGTTAACGGATCAAGTCAGGCCTCTTGTTTCTCAAAGGAGAAAACGGCTCCTGCGGGTGCCGTGACTGGCCTCTCCAGCATCTCTTAATGGCTAGAGAAGTGTTTCCCTGAAGATGACCTAACTCAGCAGGAATGGCTCCCAGTGATAACTTGGCTGGGGGATATACACTTCACTCCTCACCTTTGACCCCAAACCCCTCCTTTGCAGGAGCACTTCAAAGCCAATCAGCTCCACTG from Chaetodon auriga isolate fChaAug3 chromosome 6, fChaAug3.hap1, whole genome shotgun sequence encodes the following:
- the hgfb gene encoding hepatocyte growth factor, producing MWIYKLIFGLFIIISSSESRRNALQDYQRTDGIRLVVVSPDSSHLTKSRKLSMAKCAKACSRNRRLPFTCRAFLYDHKNRKCQWLSFDRNSPGTQSQQDFNYQLYQKKDYVRECIVGTGQSYRGRRSVTVSGILCQAWASPIPHEHKFMSKRFRKKDLRENYCRNPDNSTVGPWCFTTDPRPHLRHQECGIPQCSQVECMNCNGEDYRGPMDHTESGKECQRWDLDGPHKHLYHPERYPDKGLDDNYCRNPDGRHRPWCFTTDPNTPWEYCNIKVCETPPKSNVVETTECYQGRGEGYRGTVDVMPTGLTCQRWDSQYPHNHTFIPQAYPCKDLRENYCRNPDGQEFPWCFTTDPRVRTMFCTNIPQCGTPNKPSDCYEGFGENYQGELSRTRSNLPCAPWRDHSNSGERGMLMAGLEGNYCRNPDKDKHGPWCYTNNSAIPWDYCHVKPCDASQNTIPLGELSSVGCFVHKRTRIVGGGPVGISDGSWMVSIQKGSMHWCGGSLIREEWVLTDRQCFSSCVPDLSEYRVWLGVSDIREGAPDWSKRQEVSIAHVICGPEGSSLALIRLSKPALPADNVHTIQLPVAGCSIPEGRLCKMYGWGETKGTGHDDILKAVNLPIVSNERCREMHRGNLHITNTKICAGGKRNEGVCERDYGGPLVCQDGEIRVIVGVSVHGRGCARANQPGIFINVPFYTQWIYKVFKYYPNPQIA